One window of the Candidatus Babeliales bacterium genome contains the following:
- the dnaK gene encoding molecular chaperone DnaK, with translation MAKIIGIDLGTTNSVVAFMEGGQAKVIPNKEGSNTTPSIVAYTKDGSRLVGVLAKRQAVTNPENTLASVKRFIGAKYETAAKQAKNVSYKISRSDNGEVTIEAQGKKFTPQEISAAVLTYLKQTAEDYLGQKVTDAVITVPAYFNDAQRQATKDAGRIAGLDVKRIINEPTAAALAYGADKKGNSTIAVFDFGGGTFDVSILEICNGVIEVKSTNGDTMLGGDDVDHKLIDFLVEEFKREQGIDLSADKMALQRLKEAAEKAKIELSSMLETEINLPYITADASGPKHFNTKISRAKLESLCADIFARLIKPCTQALSDAKLTTKDINEVILVGGSTRIPKVQQIVKETFNREPNKSVNPDEVVALGAALQGGILAGDVTDVLLLDVTPLSLGIETLGGIATKLIMRNTTIPTRKSQVFSTADDGQTAVDIRVVQGEREFAKDNKMLGQFMLDGIPAAPRGTPQIEVTFDIDANGIVSVSAKDKATNKEQRISITNSSGLSKEEIERMVQEAQAHEDEDKKAREAVEKRNQLDSTILAVEKTLNENKAKLSQEEVTATELAIEKAKAALVEHADHAAGLQRAHDELTQASYKIAETLYKQQPSADASAEQQEAPQQDEPIDAEIQQ, from the coding sequence ATGGCAAAAATAATTGGTATCGATTTAGGTACAACTAACTCGGTAGTAGCATTCATGGAAGGCGGACAAGCCAAAGTAATACCTAACAAAGAAGGTTCAAACACAACTCCTTCTATCGTAGCGTATACAAAAGATGGTAGCCGTTTAGTTGGTGTCTTGGCAAAACGTCAAGCAGTAACAAACCCAGAAAACACACTCGCTTCAGTAAAACGTTTCATTGGCGCAAAATACGAAACAGCTGCAAAACAAGCTAAAAACGTTTCATACAAAATATCTCGCAGCGACAATGGCGAAGTAACTATTGAAGCACAAGGCAAGAAATTTACACCACAAGAAATCTCTGCAGCAGTATTAACTTACCTCAAACAAACAGCAGAAGATTACCTTGGACAAAAAGTAACAGACGCAGTTATCACTGTTCCCGCATACTTTAACGATGCGCAACGTCAAGCAACAAAAGATGCTGGTCGCATTGCAGGTCTTGATGTTAAACGTATTATCAACGAACCAACAGCTGCAGCATTAGCATATGGTGCCGATAAAAAAGGCAACTCAACTATTGCAGTGTTTGACTTTGGTGGTGGTACATTTGACGTTTCAATCTTAGAAATTTGCAACGGCGTTATTGAAGTTAAATCAACAAATGGTGACACCATGCTTGGTGGTGATGACGTTGATCATAAACTTATCGACTTCTTAGTAGAAGAATTCAAACGCGAACAAGGCATTGATTTAAGCGCAGATAAAATGGCATTACAACGTCTTAAAGAAGCTGCTGAAAAAGCGAAAATTGAACTTTCATCAATGTTAGAAACAGAAATCAACTTGCCGTATATTACTGCAGATGCTTCTGGACCTAAACATTTTAACACTAAAATATCACGCGCTAAACTTGAATCACTCTGCGCAGATATCTTTGCTCGTTTAATCAAACCATGCACACAAGCATTGTCTGATGCTAAATTAACAACTAAAGATATTAACGAAGTTATTCTTGTTGGTGGTTCAACACGTATCCCTAAAGTACAACAAATTGTTAAAGAAACATTTAACAGAGAACCAAACAAATCAGTAAACCCTGATGAAGTTGTTGCTCTTGGTGCAGCTTTACAAGGTGGTATTTTAGCTGGTGACGTGACTGACGTATTACTTCTCGACGTAACACCACTTTCTCTTGGTATTGAAACTCTTGGTGGCATTGCAACCAAACTTATCATGAGAAATACTACAATCCCTACTCGCAAATCTCAGGTTTTCTCAACAGCAGATGATGGACAAACTGCAGTAGATATACGCGTAGTACAAGGTGAACGTGAATTTGCAAAAGATAATAAAATGCTTGGCCAATTCATGCTTGATGGCATTCCAGCAGCTCCACGTGGAACACCTCAAATCGAAGTAACTTTTGATATTGATGCTAACGGTATCGTAAGTGTTTCTGCTAAAGATAAAGCAACTAACAAAGAACAACGTATTTCAATCACTAACAGCAGTGGTTTATCTAAAGAAGAAATCGAACGCATGGTACAAGAAGCACAAGCTCACGAAGATGAAGATAAAAAAGCTCGTGAAGCTGTTGAAAAACGTAACCAACTTGATAGCACAATTCTAGCAGTTGAAAAAACACTTAATGAAAACAAAGCTAAGTTGTCTCAAGAAGAAGTTACTGCAACAGAACTCGCTATTGAAAAAGCAAAAGCAGCTTTAGTTGAGCATGCTGATCATGCAGCTGGTCTACAAAGAGCTCATGATGAGTTAACGCAAGCTTCTTACAAGATTGCTGAAACTCTTTATAAGCAACAACCATCTGCTGACGCTTCAGCTGAACAACAAGAAGCTCCTCAACAAGATGAGCCAATTGACGCTGAAATTCAACAGTAA
- a CDS encoding cell division protein ZapA, which translates to MMNEKKSYKVQIFEEHYVLSSDETEALVLRAAEMVDLTMKEISHHFAITDVKKIAVLSALRIANKLLHCEREHSNKEQKIVALENYIDQELSLLNL; encoded by the coding sequence ATGATGAATGAAAAAAAGAGTTATAAAGTACAAATTTTTGAAGAGCACTATGTTCTTTCTAGCGATGAAACTGAGGCACTTGTATTAAGGGCAGCAGAAATGGTAGATCTTACAATGAAAGAAATTAGCCATCATTTTGCTATTACTGATGTAAAAAAAATAGCAGTATTATCAGCGTTGCGTATTGCAAATAAGTTGCTACATTGCGAACGTGAACATAGCAATAAAGAACAAAAAATAGTTGCTTTAGAAAATTATATTGATCAAGAACTTTCGTTATTAAATTTGTAA
- a CDS encoding CarD family transcriptional regulator has translation MFARNEKVVYPGHGVAIISCVIEKKIAGRLLQFFELRFLNKDMTILVPTDNASAVGIRPLSSAEYINDIFKILAQPVIAKQLDAAVSNWNKRNKEYQGKLRSGNLLELCAIYRDLRHIEVNKELSFGEKSLLQQTESLLIEEISIVTKVGVADAAKQLKDLVGYKVKHNNESCFVKTL, from the coding sequence ATGTTTGCTCGCAATGAGAAAGTTGTGTACCCCGGTCACGGGGTGGCTATTATCAGCTGTGTTATCGAAAAAAAAATCGCAGGCCGTTTATTACAATTCTTTGAACTACGATTTCTTAATAAAGATATGACAATTCTTGTCCCAACAGATAATGCTAGCGCTGTGGGAATTAGACCCCTCAGTTCTGCTGAATATATTAATGATATTTTTAAAATATTGGCGCAACCAGTAATTGCCAAGCAGCTTGATGCTGCAGTCAGTAATTGGAACAAGCGTAATAAAGAATATCAAGGAAAACTTCGCAGTGGCAATTTATTAGAATTATGCGCAATCTATAGAGACCTAAGACATATTGAAGTTAATAAAGAGCTTTCGTTTGGTGAAAAAAGTTTGTTGCAGCAAACAGAAAGCCTTCTCATCGAAGAGATCTCAATTGTTACTAAAGTAGGAGTTGCTGATGCGGCTAAACAACTAAAAGATTTAGTTGGATACAAAGTAAAACACAATAATGAATCGTGCTTTGTTAAAACTTTGTAG
- a CDS encoding SurA N-terminal domain-containing protein produces MIITIRNQIKHSTFRYVAFFIVVVLGAGMISIPSLMRQERAGASWALQVNGEKVSYQEFAREIAEQSEFLAQVRAQYGQYADLLFQAMGWPSDPKSLAFDVLVKTTLMGQLVKELGISVHADYIAESINDAQFARRHLQRVLPPFIFEQTGALNPDKLKMFLQHKGISIKEFENKIEQSLAQLQAMQFVALSAYIPSFDIKQEFIVNNLGKQFSYLTFSFDSFLSAEKRNAISDEDARVFYDKENIQRRRYWVPEKRDGIVWKFGARNYNASISEEQISEYYEDNKASKYVLDPIKVEVRQITEKQLSQYPDVTLERVKEEIINDPNSSWAKKWELLKPFARGEKKGDFEKEAFLLQKEGEISSVIETKDGKVIVQLVRRIPRTYKPLSAVRSEMKTILAEKQFKKSFVKDIKAIVTQGDAQGIEAFIAQKTGKKEMALGVIKNDTRLSKEFFGLKKDEYGFFVEGETGFVVLLTNIAERNLPEFDSIKDVVKGDLYEERAYDAMISAVEEAKKAATQSSFDQLAKEFGASLHHTDMIQPNDSKKIQELDKKGLPAKAMLGFDKSGAIFVHSGERVSFLIKVDAIEEYDQNDLISAQTEILPHLESNRMKMQIESVVASLHRNATIETNELTQITEEEYSE; encoded by the coding sequence ATGATTATCACTATTCGCAACCAGATTAAACATTCGACGTTTCGTTATGTTGCATTTTTTATTGTTGTAGTTTTAGGTGCAGGTATGATCTCTATACCTTCACTGATGAGGCAAGAGAGAGCTGGTGCATCATGGGCATTACAAGTCAATGGTGAAAAAGTATCGTATCAAGAGTTTGCACGCGAAATTGCTGAGCAAAGTGAATTTCTTGCACAAGTTCGTGCTCAGTATGGGCAATACGCAGATCTTTTATTCCAAGCAATGGGTTGGCCAAGCGATCCAAAATCATTAGCATTTGACGTTCTTGTTAAAACAACATTGATGGGCCAATTGGTGAAAGAATTGGGAATATCTGTTCACGCAGATTACATCGCAGAAAGCATTAATGATGCACAATTTGCACGTCGCCATTTACAACGAGTATTGCCACCATTTATTTTTGAACAAACAGGAGCGCTCAATCCTGACAAACTCAAAATGTTTTTACAACACAAAGGCATTTCTATTAAAGAATTTGAAAATAAAATCGAACAAAGCCTTGCTCAGTTACAAGCTATGCAGTTTGTTGCACTATCAGCATATATTCCTTCTTTTGACATTAAGCAGGAATTTATAGTAAATAATCTTGGCAAACAATTTTCGTATCTTACTTTTTCATTTGATTCATTTTTGTCAGCAGAAAAAAGAAATGCGATCAGTGATGAAGATGCACGCGTATTTTATGATAAAGAAAATATTCAACGTCGTCGCTATTGGGTGCCAGAAAAACGAGACGGTATTGTTTGGAAGTTTGGTGCACGCAATTACAATGCTTCTATTTCTGAAGAACAAATAAGTGAATATTATGAAGATAATAAGGCAAGCAAATATGTGCTTGATCCTATTAAAGTAGAAGTGCGACAAATTACTGAAAAACAATTGTCTCAGTACCCTGATGTAACTCTCGAAAGGGTAAAAGAAGAAATAATAAATGATCCAAATTCGTCATGGGCAAAAAAATGGGAATTATTAAAACCATTTGCTCGTGGAGAGAAAAAAGGTGATTTTGAAAAAGAAGCATTCCTTTTACAAAAAGAAGGTGAAATTTCATCGGTAATAGAAACTAAAGATGGAAAAGTCATCGTTCAGTTAGTCAGACGAATTCCACGCACATACAAACCGCTTTCTGCAGTGAGAAGTGAAATGAAAACTATCCTGGCAGAAAAACAGTTTAAGAAGAGCTTTGTTAAAGATATAAAAGCCATTGTGACACAAGGCGATGCACAGGGAATAGAAGCATTCATTGCTCAAAAAACAGGCAAAAAAGAGATGGCGCTTGGTGTTATCAAAAATGATACACGCCTTTCCAAGGAGTTTTTTGGGTTGAAAAAAGATGAATATGGCTTTTTTGTAGAGGGCGAAACTGGATTTGTTGTTTTATTAACAAATATTGCAGAACGCAACTTACCAGAGTTTGATTCAATTAAAGATGTTGTTAAAGGCGATCTTTATGAAGAACGAGCGTATGATGCAATGATAAGTGCCGTAGAAGAAGCAAAAAAAGCCGCAACTCAGTCTTCTTTTGATCAGCTTGCTAAGGAATTTGGTGCATCTTTACATCACACAGATATGATACAACCGAACGATAGTAAAAAGATTCAAGAACTTGATAAAAAAGGTCTTCCGGCAAAGGCAATGCTTGGATTTGATAAGTCTGGAGCTATCTTTGTTCACAGTGGTGAAAGGGTCAGCTTCTTGATAAAAGTAGATGCTATCGAGGAATATGACCAAAATGACCTTATTTCTGCACAAACCGAGATATTGCCCCATTTAGAATCAAATCGTATGAAGATGCAAATAGAGAGCGTTGTTGCTTCTTTGCATAGAAATGCTACAATAGAAACTAACGAGTTAACACAAATAACTGAAGAAGAATATTCAGAATGA
- the ychF gene encoding redox-regulated ATPase YchF: MSIKAGLVGLPNVGKSTLFNALTKSSIPMENYPFCTIDPHVAITEVPDVRLEQLRKIYNSSKIIPATVTFVDIAGLVKGAATGEGLGNQFLGNIAQVDLILHVLRCFEDPSIIRSTEIDPINDFEIIMAELMLKDIEAIDKRLPKVEKSLKGKLSGAEQKSLNDEIELLKNVRIALEQGNAQTARSLVINAHVQTTPLLSTKNFLVIANIAEGELEDKQYLNNKHYQALVKHFGTEHVVPISARIEYELTQMDVAEAQEFMDMMGIMQPGLDTIIKKTYDNLGLITFFTCGPKEIHAWPVRKGTTIRQAGGEIHSDIERGFICSETFSVDDLMALKTEPAIKTAGKMRIEGQNYLVQDGDIVHIRFNV, translated from the coding sequence ATGAGTATCAAAGCCGGACTTGTTGGACTTCCTAATGTTGGTAAGTCAACCCTATTCAACGCATTGACCAAATCAAGCATTCCAATGGAAAATTACCCCTTCTGCACAATTGACCCTCATGTGGCAATCACAGAAGTTCCTGATGTACGCCTTGAGCAGCTCAGAAAAATTTATAATTCTAGCAAAATAATTCCTGCAACAGTAACGTTTGTTGATATTGCAGGCCTTGTTAAAGGTGCCGCAACAGGAGAAGGCCTAGGAAACCAGTTTTTAGGCAACATCGCCCAAGTTGATCTTATTTTGCATGTATTGCGCTGCTTTGAAGACCCAAGCATCATCCGCTCAACAGAAATTGATCCCATCAACGATTTTGAAATTATCATGGCAGAACTCATGCTCAAAGATATCGAGGCCATTGATAAACGCCTTCCAAAAGTAGAAAAATCACTCAAAGGCAAACTCTCTGGCGCAGAACAAAAAAGCCTTAATGATGAAATAGAACTGTTAAAAAATGTTCGCATTGCCCTCGAACAAGGAAATGCTCAAACAGCACGATCATTAGTAATAAATGCCCATGTTCAAACTACACCACTACTCAGCACAAAAAACTTCCTTGTTATTGCAAACATTGCTGAAGGTGAACTAGAAGACAAACAATATCTCAATAACAAACACTACCAAGCCTTAGTGAAACATTTTGGTACAGAACATGTTGTGCCAATTAGCGCACGCATTGAATATGAACTCACACAAATGGACGTAGCAGAAGCCCAAGAATTTATGGATATGATGGGCATAATGCAACCAGGCCTTGATACCATTATTAAAAAAACCTATGACAATCTTGGATTGATCACCTTCTTTACCTGTGGCCCCAAAGAAATTCATGCCTGGCCAGTGCGCAAAGGCACCACAATCCGCCAAGCTGGTGGAGAAATACATTCTGATATAGAACGTGGATTTATTTGCTCAGAAACCTTCAGCGTTGACGACCTCATGGCCCTCAAAACAGAACCTGCCATTAAAACAGCAGGAAAAATGCGCATAGAAGGCCAAAACTACCTGGTCCAAGATGGTGATATCGTTCACATTAGATTTAACGTGTAA
- the rpmI gene encoding 50S ribosomal protein L35, whose product MAKMTKIKMKTNSSAKKRFSKTGGKIVRIKRGKAFRRHLMTRANAKTNRQLRKATYFSAADLPGIKLLLPY is encoded by the coding sequence ATGGCAAAGATGACCAAAATTAAAATGAAAACAAATTCTTCTGCAAAGAAACGTTTTTCAAAAACAGGTGGAAAAATCGTTAGAATTAAACGTGGTAAGGCGTTTAGACGCCACTTGATGACTAGAGCAAATGCTAAAACAAATCGTCAATTACGTAAAGCGACCTATTTTTCTGCAGCAGATTTGCCTGGAATTAAACTTTTACTACCATACTAA
- the recA gene encoding recombinase RecA, producing the protein MKRKTTSTTSASQEESIRDKRQAEQSMKKKMLEVTFSQIDKQYGSGAVMKLGESQNNNIEAISTGSILIDRAIGIGGLPVGRIIEIFGPEASGKTTLAMHVIAQAQKRGGICAFIDAEHALDVTYAKNLGIDADELIISQPDYGEQALDITEMLVRSGAVDVIVIDSVAALVPKAELEGDMGDSHMGLQARLMSQALRKLTPVIHKSKTVLIFINQIRQNIGAMPFANKETTTGGNALKFYASVRLDVRRIASLKKNDVNIGNRVRVRVVKNKVAPPFKQVEVDLLFSEGISKELDLLDAALHFKIIVQSGSWFAFNDNKIAQGRDQVLQYLKAPEAFDAVYAKVSEAIVAEKNALVVPEFNVQIKENDTQAEFE; encoded by the coding sequence ATGAAAAGAAAAACAACATCAACAACATCTGCATCTCAAGAAGAGAGCATAAGAGACAAGCGCCAGGCCGAGCAATCGATGAAAAAGAAGATGCTCGAGGTAACTTTTTCCCAAATAGATAAGCAATATGGCAGTGGTGCCGTTATGAAGCTTGGAGAGTCTCAAAACAATAATATAGAAGCTATTTCAACAGGATCTATATTGATTGATAGAGCAATTGGAATAGGCGGATTGCCAGTTGGCAGGATCATTGAAATATTTGGGCCAGAAGCTTCTGGCAAAACAACATTAGCTATGCATGTTATAGCTCAAGCTCAAAAACGTGGTGGTATTTGTGCATTTATAGATGCAGAACACGCTCTTGATGTTACCTATGCCAAGAATTTGGGTATCGATGCAGATGAATTGATTATTTCTCAGCCGGATTACGGCGAACAAGCACTTGATATTACAGAAATGCTCGTTCGGTCAGGAGCTGTGGATGTTATAGTAATTGATTCAGTTGCTGCTTTAGTTCCAAAAGCTGAACTTGAAGGTGACATGGGAGATTCTCACATGGGACTTCAGGCAAGGCTTATGTCTCAGGCGCTGCGTAAATTAACTCCTGTAATTCACAAGTCGAAAACAGTACTTATTTTTATTAACCAAATTCGACAAAATATTGGTGCTATGCCTTTTGCAAACAAAGAAACAACAACTGGCGGTAACGCGTTAAAATTTTATGCTTCAGTTAGGCTTGATGTTCGTAGAATAGCGAGTCTTAAGAAAAACGACGTCAACATTGGTAATCGTGTGCGAGTACGTGTTGTAAAAAACAAAGTTGCTCCTCCGTTTAAACAAGTTGAAGTCGATTTATTATTTAGTGAAGGTATCAGTAAGGAGCTTGATCTTCTTGATGCTGCCCTACACTTTAAAATTATTGTGCAATCAGGTTCATGGTTTGCATTTAATGATAACAAAATAGCTCAAGGTCGCGATCAAGTGTTACAGTACTTGAAAGCACCGGAAGCGTTTGATGCAGTGTATGCAAAAGTCTCTGAGGCAATTGTCGCTGAAAAAAATGCTCTGGTTGTACCGGAGTTTAATGTTCAAATAAAAGAAAATGATACGCAAGCAGAGTTTGAGTAA
- a CDS encoding alpha/beta hydrolase — MSYISVGNENSVEIKLYYKDWGVGQPVVFSHGWPLTADAWEDQMLFLAQHGYRCIAHDRRGHGRSTQTWDGNDMDTYADDLAKLIEALDLKDVIHVGHSTGGGEVARYIGRHGTGRVAKAVLISAVPPMMLKTDTNPKGMDIKIFDDIRAGVLKDRSQYFKDLAEPFFGANRPGAKVSQGLKDVFWLQGMVGGFNAMYDCIKSFSATDFREDLKKFDVPTLILQGDDDQIVPFNISGKLSSQMIKDAVLKVYPGAPHGLCSTLKDQVNADLLEFFKQ, encoded by the coding sequence ATGAGTTACATTTCGGTAGGTAATGAAAATTCTGTTGAGATTAAGCTTTATTACAAAGATTGGGGAGTTGGACAACCAGTTGTTTTTAGCCATGGCTGGCCATTAACTGCAGATGCGTGGGAAGACCAAATGTTATTCCTCGCACAGCATGGATATCGTTGTATTGCTCATGATCGTCGAGGTCATGGTCGTTCTACTCAGACATGGGACGGCAATGATATGGATACATATGCTGATGATCTTGCCAAACTCATTGAAGCGTTGGATTTAAAAGATGTAATTCATGTAGGTCATTCAACTGGTGGTGGTGAAGTTGCTCGCTACATTGGTCGACATGGTACAGGACGAGTTGCAAAAGCTGTGTTAATTAGTGCGGTTCCTCCGATGATGCTTAAAACTGACACAAATCCAAAAGGCATGGACATAAAAATTTTTGATGATATTCGTGCAGGTGTTCTCAAAGACCGTTCACAATATTTTAAGGACTTAGCAGAGCCATTTTTTGGTGCAAATAGGCCAGGAGCAAAGGTTTCACAAGGATTAAAAGATGTGTTTTGGCTGCAAGGGATGGTGGGAGGCTTCAATGCAATGTATGATTGCATTAAATCTTTTTCTGCGACTGATTTTAGAGAAGATCTTAAAAAGTTTGATGTGCCGACATTGATATTGCAAGGTGATGATGATCAGATCGTGCCATTTAATATTTCGGGTAAATTATCATCCCAGATGATCAAGGATGCTGTTTTAAAAGTGTATCCCGGTGCGCCGCATGGCTTGTGTTCAACACTGAAAGATCAAGTGAATGCCGATTTGCTGGAATTTTTTAAACAATGA
- a CDS encoding SPOR domain-containing protein yields the protein MNKWEDSFKKTNEQACHCSNNQGLFVPNRQLSFIVAGLLFISFCIFMTGYFLGKKNVVEQFSEKVQQEAFADQIYTSVLATAQENEQPMTNTLLVTDADIVEVPQSINQEIAVVESDNTEFQEISSSQELSSAHYYAQLIGFGTEKAAQLFVKKLASKGIDTEIKKRVSKTVKGRTSYWYQVVTPAYANKNDLSELVDRITREENIKDASIRTC from the coding sequence ATGAATAAATGGGAAGATTCTTTTAAGAAAACAAATGAACAAGCATGTCATTGCTCAAATAATCAGGGCCTATTTGTACCAAACAGACAACTGAGTTTTATAGTGGCTGGATTGTTGTTTATATCGTTTTGCATTTTTATGACCGGATATTTTTTGGGTAAAAAAAATGTAGTCGAACAATTTTCTGAAAAAGTGCAACAAGAAGCTTTTGCAGATCAAATTTACACATCAGTACTTGCAACTGCGCAAGAAAATGAACAGCCAATGACAAACACTTTGTTGGTAACAGATGCAGATATTGTTGAAGTACCCCAATCTATCAATCAAGAAATAGCAGTTGTTGAATCGGATAATACTGAGTTTCAAGAAATATCATCTTCTCAGGAATTATCATCAGCACACTATTATGCGCAATTGATAGGATTTGGAACGGAAAAAGCGGCACAACTTTTTGTAAAAAAACTTGCATCAAAAGGCATTGATACAGAAATAAAAAAACGAGTAAGTAAAACGGTAAAAGGTCGTACTTCTTATTGGTATCAGGTAGTAACTCCTGCATATGCCAATAAAAATGATTTATCAGAATTGGTTGATAGGATCACAAGAGAAGAAAATATTAAAGATGCAAGCATACGCACGTGTTAG
- the rplT gene encoding 50S ribosomal protein L20, giving the protein MSRVKRGIATKKRHKRLLKQTKGFWGQRKNIFKRAHETLMRAWAFAFKSRKLYKRDMRSLFISRITASVRPHGTSYSKFIHGLKVAHIDLNRKMLSQLSIFEPAAFSKIVEITKQ; this is encoded by the coding sequence ATGTCACGAGTTAAACGCGGTATAGCTACAAAAAAAAGACATAAACGCTTATTAAAGCAAACTAAGGGTTTTTGGGGGCAACGCAAAAATATTTTCAAAAGAGCTCATGAAACATTGATGCGTGCGTGGGCTTTTGCCTTTAAAAGCAGAAAACTTTATAAACGTGATATGCGTTCACTCTTTATTTCTCGTATCACAGCTTCAGTGAGACCTCATGGAACATCGTATAGCAAATTTATTCATGGTCTCAAGGTTGCACATATCGACTTAAATAGAAAAATGCTTAGTCAATTATCAATATTTGAGCCGGCTGCGTTTTCTAAGATTGTTGAGATAACTAAACAATAG
- the infC gene encoding translation initiation factor IF-3, translating to MLKDKKETGQLINQQIRAESVQLITQDGENIGTISRSQALRQAEEAGLDLVLIAQSGKDGIPVVKIMDFGKVLYEKKKKTIEAKKHQKVIQIKEIKMSPKIGEHDYQTKIKQAVQFLTTGKRVKITLSFRGREIATKDARGSELFAKIEKSFEGHDWTDNLMQEQDSKMGKMWSRIYYLK from the coding sequence ATGTTGAAAGATAAAAAAGAAACCGGTCAGTTAATTAATCAGCAAATTCGTGCTGAAAGCGTTCAACTTATAACGCAGGATGGCGAAAATATTGGTACTATAAGCAGAAGTCAGGCCTTACGCCAGGCGGAAGAAGCGGGACTTGATCTTGTGTTAATAGCACAAAGCGGTAAAGATGGTATACCCGTTGTTAAAATCATGGATTTTGGCAAAGTGTTATACGAAAAGAAAAAGAAAACTATTGAAGCTAAAAAGCATCAAAAAGTTATTCAGATAAAAGAAATAAAAATGAGTCCCAAGATCGGCGAGCATGATTATCAAACAAAAATTAAGCAAGCCGTACAATTTCTAACTACAGGAAAGCGCGTAAAAATAACGCTTTCATTTAGAGGTCGAGAAATAGCAACTAAAGACGCACGTGGATCAGAGCTTTTTGCCAAAATAGAAAAGAGTTTTGAAGGGCATGATTGGACAGACAATCTTATGCAAGAACAAGACTCAAAAATGGGTAAAATGTGGTCACGTATTTATTATTTAAAATAA
- the miaA gene encoding tRNA (adenosine(37)-N6)-dimethylallyltransferase MiaA: MKNKIDRPFMLIIYGPTGVGKTDMALAIAERMPSEIINMDVGQFYTPLSIGTAKPDWKHSPVPHHLFDIIDTPANYTVSEYRVLLYKTVQEVIQRGNLPILVGGSGFYLHALLFPPQVALEDKDISHVYPKGTNLWQELYVIDPQRALHIDKADEYRIKRALSIWHATGKLPSSYAPVYKPEADYMLLFVERDRQELKNRINQRVLEMFDCGWIQEAENLINTPWKDFIQNKNLIGYSEIFDYVSGEKTATTFSNMVDTIRARTRQYAKRQFTFWRKLEREIKKEKQYTSTSIGCLEVVNLTNVKIHLYLNELLKRLLLR; encoded by the coding sequence ATGAAGAACAAAATAGATCGCCCATTTATGCTCATCATCTACGGACCTACTGGGGTTGGCAAAACTGATATGGCTCTTGCTATAGCTGAACGCATGCCATCTGAGATTATTAACATGGATGTAGGTCAATTTTATACCCCTCTTTCTATTGGTACAGCAAAACCGGATTGGAAACACAGTCCAGTACCACACCATCTTTTTGATATTATTGATACTCCTGCCAATTATACCGTGAGTGAGTATCGCGTCTTATTATACAAAACAGTACAAGAAGTTATACAACGTGGAAACCTTCCTATTCTTGTTGGAGGCTCTGGGTTTTACTTGCATGCTCTGCTGTTTCCTCCCCAAGTTGCACTAGAAGACAAAGACATTTCGCATGTATATCCCAAAGGCACAAATCTGTGGCAAGAACTTTATGTTATTGATCCACAACGAGCATTACATATTGATAAAGCAGATGAATACCGTATCAAGCGTGCATTAAGCATTTGGCATGCTACCGGAAAATTACCCTCATCGTATGCTCCCGTGTACAAACCAGAAGCAGATTATATGTTGCTTTTTGTAGAACGCGATCGTCAGGAATTAAAAAATCGTATCAATCAACGTGTGCTAGAAATGTTTGATTGTGGCTGGATACAAGAGGCAGAAAATCTTATCAATACACCATGGAAAGATTTTATTCAAAATAAAAACCTTATTGGATACAGCGAAATATTTGATTATGTATCAGGTGAAAAAACTGCAACCACGTTTTCCAATATGGTAGATACTATACGTGCCAGAACAAGACAGTACGCAAAACGACAATTTACCTTTTGGCGTAAGTTAGAGCGTGAAATTAAAAAAGAAAAGCAGTATACTAGTACAAGCATAGGATGCCTTGAGGTAGTAAACTTGACGAATGTAAAAATTCATTTATATCTTAATGAACTGTTAAAACGATTGTTGTTGCGTTAG